A genomic segment from Gemmatimonadota bacterium encodes:
- a CDS encoding Rrf2 family transcriptional regulator, whose translation MAISSCFALAAHALAILVREGPSGTTSDAIAQSANTHPARVRRVLSPLSRQGIVRGKEGSGGGYVLARDPESITLDEIFHAVESGPVFPLHPRSPSDDCPVGATIIPVLEDLQDDVESAVRGVLGERNLAWFVERVASADAVAS comes from the coding sequence ATGGCTATCTCCAGCTGTTTCGCGTTGGCCGCGCACGCGCTCGCGATCCTCGTCCGCGAGGGACCGAGCGGCACGACCAGCGACGCCATCGCCCAGAGCGCGAACACGCACCCCGCGCGCGTGCGCCGGGTCCTGTCGCCCCTCAGCCGCCAGGGCATCGTGCGTGGCAAGGAGGGGAGCGGAGGCGGCTACGTGCTGGCCCGCGACCCCGAATCGATCACGCTGGACGAGATCTTCCACGCCGTCGAATCGGGCCCGGTGTTCCCGCTCCACCCGCGATCGCCCAGCGACGACTGTCCGGTCGGCGCTACGATCATCCCGGTGCTCGAAGATCTGCAAGACGACGTCGAAAGCGCCGTACGGGGGGTTCTGGGCGAGCGAAACCTGGCCTGGTTCGTCGAGCGCGTGGCCAGCGCGGACGCCGTCGCGTCCTGA
- a CDS encoding cupredoxin family copper-binding protein yields the protein MATILAALPVPARAQSVLERTPNLTGGWTGPAEVAHFNFLHRFTVLDGPAEKVRSSPTFLAAYAPVRGLILGTRYATNSTLDPELPNEWEPFARWAPLRTADGDPMQAALQLAWNSSASSVDGAVEMARAVGPLRVIGAARAFQDAFGSDEGAVAVGGGAVLALGPIALAGDVMHTLDNPVDADEVAWGAGLQLPLPYTPHTVSLQATNANTATLQGASLGTGETRYGFEFTIPLTLRRYFGTRAAAAPPPPAGALAATDTVEVRIGGVRFQTERLEVRPGTLVRWVNDDPVAHTVTFDDQPWDSGLVQRGQQWEFVFTEPGEYAYHCVPHPFMQAVVIVRQEEGP from the coding sequence GTGGCCACGATACTCGCCGCTCTACCCGTGCCCGCTCGAGCGCAGTCGGTGCTCGAGCGCACGCCGAACCTGACCGGCGGCTGGACGGGTCCCGCGGAGGTCGCGCACTTCAACTTCCTGCACCGATTCACGGTGCTCGACGGGCCCGCCGAAAAGGTGCGCAGCTCGCCGACGTTTCTCGCGGCCTACGCTCCGGTTCGCGGTCTGATCCTCGGCACGCGCTACGCGACCAACTCTACGCTCGACCCCGAACTGCCGAACGAATGGGAGCCGTTCGCTCGCTGGGCGCCGTTGCGGACGGCCGATGGCGACCCCATGCAGGCCGCGCTGCAGCTCGCCTGGAACAGTTCCGCCTCCAGCGTTGACGGCGCCGTGGAGATGGCGCGCGCCGTGGGACCGCTGCGCGTGATAGGCGCCGCGCGCGCTTTCCAGGACGCGTTCGGCAGCGACGAGGGCGCGGTGGCGGTGGGCGGAGGCGCGGTGCTGGCGCTGGGACCCATCGCGCTGGCCGGCGACGTGATGCACACCCTGGACAACCCCGTGGACGCCGACGAAGTGGCCTGGGGCGCGGGCCTCCAGCTGCCTCTGCCCTACACCCCGCACACCGTCTCCCTGCAGGCTACCAACGCCAACACGGCCACGCTGCAGGGGGCCAGCCTGGGCACGGGCGAGACGCGCTACGGCTTCGAGTTCACGATCCCGCTCACGTTGCGACGCTACTTCGGGACGCGCGCGGCCGCCGCTCCCCCGCCGCCCGCGGGCGCGCTGGCCGCCACCGACACGGTGGAGGTCCGCATCGGCGGCGTGCGCTTCCAGACCGAGCGGCTGGAGGTGCGCCCCGGCACGCTGGTCAGGTGGGTGAACGATGACCCCGTCGCGCACACGGTCACGTTCGACGACCAGCCCTGGGACTCCGGCCTGGTTCAGCGCGGTCAGCAGTGGGAGTTCGTCTTCACCGAACCGGGCGAGTACGCCTACCACTGCGTTCCGCACCCGTTCATGCAGGCGGTCGTAATCGTCCGTCAGGAGGAAGGTCCATGA